Within Colius striatus isolate bColStr4 chromosome 5, bColStr4.1.hap1, whole genome shotgun sequence, the genomic segment ccggccccggccccggctccgGCCCCGGCTGCTCCCCGCGGGCCGCGCGGCTcggcgcggctcggctcggccgGGCCCGGCAGGCCTCACGCCGCGGCgcgggggcagcggcggcggcggccggcggcgcGGCCCGCGCTTACTCCGGGGTGGGGTGCTCCGGGTCGTAGAAGTCCCCCATGGTCGGGCGGCCGCTGTCGGGGGCGGGCAGGGCCGCGCCGgcgccgggccgcgccgcgggggaggcccctctccgccctccgAGCCCGGCGGGGGCtcggctccgccgccgccgcctcacATCCTCCGCCGGGCCCCGCGCTGCAGCGGCCGCCGGCGGGGCCCCGCCATCCGCGCCgttgccctgccctgccctgcccgccgcccgccgccgagTCCGCCCCGGCCGCCCGGCTcctccccgccgcgccgccgcgccgccgctccccAGACCGCGAACGCCGCCGCTCCGCTCCCCCCCGGGCGGGGATCCCGCCGGCACCGGGCAGGGCTCCGCGCCGCCACCGGCCGCCGCACCCGCGGCATCGCCCCGCAGAGCGGGCGGCGGATCGCCGGCACCGCGCGGGGAGACGGGGGTCGCCCCGGGATCACCCCCGGGATCACCCCAGAGCCCGGCATCAGCCACGGGATCGCAGAGATCTGCCCGGGATCACTGGGGCCACACTGGGATCATCCCCAGGGACGCACTTGGATCACCCCCGGGATCACCCCCGGCATCACCAGGGACACATCAGACACCGAGGCCACATTGGGATCAGCCACTGGACCGCTGGGACCGCACCAGCATCTCGCTGGGATCACCTCTGGGATCACTTCTGGGATCACCAGGGTCATCAGCACCCCGGGATCACCCCCAGGACACCAGTACCCCAGGAATCTGGGATCTCCCGTACATCACAGCGCAGGATATCAGCAGCCCTGGCATCACCTGCACCCTCGGGATCACCTCCAGCACCGGGAAGGGGggaggcagaagcagctcagcttgcccccagcacagctctgtgtcGCGGTGTTGCCTTTCCAGAGATGCTCAGACCCAACCAAGCGCTGCTGCTGGAACTGCCTGGCTTGCTTCCTGCCTTGGACTACCCACAGCTGACAGCCTGACTGCACACAAGGTGgttggttgggttgggttgggttgggttgggttgggttggttggttgttctTAGTGTTTATTTTTGATAATCTACTGTGGGCACTTGAGGCCCTTGGTGAGGTGACACAGCTCATTGAGTGCTGGGTCCCAAGCTGAGCCCACGTGCGCTACGTGACAGGGGTTTGTTCTTGCCTGCAGCTGTGATGAGCCCGGGCTTCTTCCTCATCTGCCTGAGGGATGCCACAGTCCTGGTGCACACGTGCTGACAACAGAGAACAAAACtggatcagcagcagcagctcagagcgGAATTCTCACCTGGAAAATCTCTTTTCCTGCAAAAAACATCCCCCCTTTTCCCCAGCCTTCCCAAGTGGTGCAGGGAAAAGCTGCCCAAAGCCTCCTGGTCAGCACATCCCTCCAGGCTCAAAGCAGGAAATTCACCTctggagccctgcagagctggttTTGAGACGTTTTCTTTAAGAAACGCTTACTGCTGCAGTGTGCTGCCCCAACACTCAAACAGGTGATCGTTTTGGAGCCCTGCTAAGCCCAGGGCTTTGCTGTTGTCTTACGGTGAGCCCTCAGCAGGAAGGACCTAGAAGTAAGTGCCCAGACTGGGTTTTTTAGCAGAGGgccagcaggggctgggagcttTACATCAGCCAAGGAACGTTTCaaagagctgagctgtgctaCAGAACCAAACCCAGCGGTTTTCAAAGGGCTGCAGAGGAGCCCCGCAGCTCAGCTGGCACAGGAGCATCCTCctggtgaggaaaggctgcaggccctggggctgttcagcctggagaaggggagaccGCAGGGACATCCCATCAGTGTTACAAATAActaactggtgggtgtcaggaggctggggcagcaccttTACTGTTGTTTCcaatggcaggacaaggggtgatgggaagaagctgcaacataaaaagttccacttaaggaaaaaccatttcagtgctgaggggagggagccctggcccaggctgcccagggagggggtggaggctccttctcaggaggtttccaaccccacctggacacattcctgtgccccctgagccaggagaagctgctggagcagggggtggcactggatgggctgtgcagggccctgccagcccccactGTGCTGGGATCCTGTGGTGTGTGGGACTGGGCCCCACTGAGGTCACCTTTTGGTCAGTTTTCATTTTCGCCTTGTAGaatgaagcagaagctggtCCAGCTGGAAGAGCCATCTCCTGCATCCTCTCATACCTGTCCTGCTCATcttcctcctgccagcacaaAGACAGACCCCACTCCATGTCAAAAACACACCTCTGGAGAGGCAGAGGTCAGctgacccccgctgccacactGAAGGCTGACTCAGTAACCTCTGGGAAGCCTCACAGGGGAGAGGTGCCCCTGTCCCACACCTCAGGTGAGAGAGCTGGGCACAACCCATCTGCAAGTGTAAAGGGAGTTCCCTCAGCTGTCTTCTcacagctgtgctctgcctgtAACTACCCCCAGAAGTCTCCTTTGCTCTGCAAGGTCATGTCACAGTCTGAAGGAAGTCAGAGCCCAGCCAGCTGATGAGAGCTGGGcccagaggaacctgctgagggtcacccagggcaagggcagagtcctgcagctgggcaggaacaagcccctgccccagcacaagCTGGGGGgcacctgctgcagagcagctccaggggagggacctggcagtgctggtgggcagcagagaaacatgagcagcagtgtgggctggtgggcaagaagccaatggcagcctgggggcatccagcagagtgtgggcagcagggccagggaggttgtgctgcccttctgctgtgccctgctgaggcctcagctggagccctgtgctcagtgctgggctccccagctgcagagagacagggaactgctgcagagaggccagggagggctcccaaggtgctgagggaaggtgtgtgtgaggaggaaaggctgcgggccctgtaGCAGGGGCtagcactggatgagctctgcagggccctgttGAAGCAGGGTAGGGACTGGAAACAAAGCTCCCAGGTGCCCCTGCCCCACTGACAGTGTGactgctgcctgctcctctgCACACGACAGGGTACTTCAATCACTGTCCTATTTCAGCCTCTGAATGGTAAAGCTGATGTCAAAACAAGATGCATCTCCAGATAGTTGACCACAGATAGCATTACAATGCCAGCCTCTCTGCTTAGGGAAAGGGGCAGAGCTACCATGCCCTCCTTCTCCCAGGGCTTAGTTGTGCCCTCATTTCACACGTGGCCACCCAGGGAAACgggcagagctgccaggacAACTCACCAGGCACAGGACTCGGTTGATAGGAATCATCCCGGGTCTGATGCTGCCACCGGGCCTCAGAGCTTCCTGCACGTCCCTGGGGATGAGGAAGGACTCGCTGTACCAGATCTCAAActctgcaaagcaaagcagggGACAGAGACCAGGGCTGTAATGACCAGAGATGAGGGTGGATTTGCTCCCCATGGATCAGCTGGGACCTCGGTGCCCTTCAGCTCTCCCGTTGGGGCCTCAGAACTCCGTGCTCTTGAGTTAAAGAGGGAGGGGCGCTCTCAGGTAGCTTtgctgaggaagctgctgcctgtccttgcagcctgccaggagctgggatgTGGTGGCTGGCCCAGGGGACAGTCCCCTGGGCTTGTGCAGCCCGAGAAGTGGTCGGCCACAAGATGGCACTGGCCCTGCGTCCCCTCCCCGGGCTGGAGCTGCCCGTTTCCAGTGATTTGGGGAGGGTCAGATTTCAATTCCAACGGCTACAGGAGCACAGGCACCTTCCAGCCCGGAATAGGCAGTGATAACACACAGCAGGAATTCTGTCCTTAGGAATGCCAGGCGCTTCCCAGGCGCCCActgcagaggggctgtgctcagctcccttCCTCTGGCACGTTTCCCCACGGAGCAGGAgagcccacagcccctgcagaaggctgggctgcccagggggcaCCCGGGAATGgagctgctttctgtgctgGGAGTCCTGAAGGATGGGCAACCCCagagccctgctctgccaggcacaGGGGATGTGATGCACCACTGCCTTTTTACCCTTGTTTTAGCTGTGCAATGACCTCTTCACTCTGGAGTGATACAGATAGTAAGGGAGCCCATGCCTGTATGTttaaacaaacagcaaacatCTGGAGCACCCCAAAAATGTCCAGGTTGGCTCCAGTGCAAACCAGTGGCACTGCTTCTGCACAGTTAGGCTTTGGCTCTGTCTCCTGGAACAAGCCAAGCATTTCTGCCAGCGTGGGCTGCTCTGATGGACACAAGTTGTGCTGTGGAGAGCTTGTAGAAAATAAAGTGTTGTCAGGTGCACAGCATCCAAATGGTTGGGGCTCTGACGTTTGTCCACTCAACTCTCTTCCATCACAGGGGACAAACCTGGGGCTAGAGCAGCACTGCACTCCTGCAGGCCCACACTGAGTGGTTTGCAGCACAGCACACCCTGAATTTGCAGAGATCCCCCTGAGCAGAACATGTGACTCATCAGCACGAGGGTGCTGCTCATGAAGAACATGCTAAAACAACCGAGTTCTGCTTCCTGCCAAGgagcctgagctgcagctctgggaccTGAGTAATGCTGATCTCACAGGGGGACAGactatcacagaatggtttgggttggcaGGAACCTCAAAGCTCATCCTGTTCCATCCCCTGCCatgggacaccttccaccagcccaggctgctcccagccccttccaagctgcccttggacactgccaggctggggcagccacagcctctctgggcagcctgtgccagggcctcagcaccctcccagggaacagcttctgcctcccaTCTCAGCTCAGTCTCCCCTCTGGCACTTGGGAGCcagcagcccttgtcctggcactccAGGCCCTTGGCCAAAGTCCCTGCCCATGTTTCTTGGGGGCCCCTCgagggactggaggctgctccaagggctcctggagccttctccaggctgagcagccccaactctctcagcctgtgctCACAGCAGAGGGCTAGAACTCTCAGAGCATCTCCATGGCCTCCTCTAGGCTTGCTCCCACAGCTCCACATCCTTTGTCCGTTGTCTCTGCAACCCAGAGCAGCACCTGAGATGAGTTTGTTCCGACACTGGTCCACCAGTTCCTTGCAGTACTGGATTTCTGCCTTCAGGTCCTGCAGTTCTGCATAACCAGACCTGTACTCTTCCTTCAGGTCTTTCAGCTTCATGATGAGTAAAAACTCCTTCTCATCAATGATGATCCGGCCTTTCTCATCAACATACTCCCCTGCAGGgtaaggaaaggaaacaaaggtTTCTGGTGAGGGTGGAGAGGGACAAAGCAGAGTCATTCTGCTTCGAACCACACGGTAGTTACACACTTATACTGAGGTTAACCACACAATTGACATTTCCTTAGACATGCTGTCTACAAACACAGCTCTGGAGTGGTGTGGGGCAGAAGTCACTGCTGAGCTGAACCTGCTCAGGCACCCTTCCTCCCTGTGCAGATGAGGAGGGAGCAGGCGCCATGGCAAGACACCCACTGGAGGGCATCTCATAGGGCTTTTATGGCTCCTGCTGgaaactccctgggcagccagtccTTTGGGGACATCTGTTGTTCTTGGTTTCCCTCAAGTCAGTTTATTCCTGTGGTTTCCAGCATCCCCCAGTGtggacctgcttgtgcaggggggttggactggataatctctaaaggtcccttccatcccacCATGCTGTGGTTAGGATTATGATCATAAAGAGCAAAGAAGCAACGAGCCCATGAGAAGACAGAGCCTCAGTGCCACAGGGATTCAAGGTGATTTGCCAAGCATTTAGCCAAAAGAGCTCTGCATCTTGCAGGATCAGATCCTGTGGGGAAAGCGTGGAGCATGTGGCTGGAGGAATCAGGTGGCAAACCACAAGGCCACAGGACACAAAGCCcagcctgccccacagccctggcaaGGAGCAGTAGTGGCCTAGAGGTCTCACCATCAGGACTGCTTTGAAACCAATGGCTCCCCTCCTCTGTCACATTCTCCACACACAGACTTACCCTCCTGCCACCTCCCATGCTTCTGAGCCTCCAGAGCCTTTTTGATGCCCTCCATCTCCTGTTTGATGAAGTTGATCCTCTGGGCCACTGCACTGCTTCTCTTCTTCCTGGCAAGGAGGATGCTCTTGTTCTCTTTATAGATCTGATTGATCTCACTGCCACCCTCCTCTTTAAAGTGCTCGAATGCCACAGACTTGGGTGGAGGGGAACTGCAACAGAATGCAAAGAAATGCCCAGAGCTGAGGAGGTCAGTTTGTTCTGCCCTGCAGCACAACACAGTTCCTGGGAGTGGCCATAGCTGAGGTCTGTGGATGGTatcatttctgttggaaaagcccttgaagctgctgcagtcccagccctcccctcaccctgccagggCCACCACTCacccccagccctcagcacctcagccccatggctttggggtccctccagggctgggcactcccccagctccctgggcagcctggcacaggggctgacacccctctcagggaaacagttctgcctcagctccagcctcagcctcccctggggcaactccagcccctttccccttgtcctaccattcattcctggggagctgagactgacccccacctccctacagcctcctgtcaggttGTAGAGAaacccctcagcctcttcttctccaaactaaccaagcccagttccctcagctgctcctcataagacctgttctcatatttttcctcatatttGGGTGCTTCAGGACTAAATTCTCCTGGGATGTCTTCAGGGTGATGCAAGGAACAGTCATCTACCAGCAATGGAAGTGCTCCCAGTACTTTGGAGATGTGTTGCCTGAAGCTTGAGAGTTCTCAGCAGGAAAAGATGGCTGGTGATGGGAAAAGCAGGGTCCAGACTGGTTTGTGTGGGGATCATGAATAGCCCCGTGGTGTTGAGCACATGTCCTCCTGGAGAGGTTCCTTCTTCTCAGCACCCTTAGCATTTTTTACCTCATCAACTCCATCCAGAATGAAAAGCAACCCAGTGCtgccctcccttgccaaattcTTGTCATGGtaccagcagctgcctggcatATCATTGCATTCCCATAGAGAACTCGGGGCATTCTCCACTCTTCTGGCTCAGTGTGGCACCTCCTGTCATGACCTGGCACAGCTCTTGACCCACGTTCATGGCTCTGTGGGGTTTTGTGGCTGGACATGAGGTCTCTCTGCACTTTTACTAACCAAAGGGTGACGAGTGCTGTGATTTTTAAGGACTCCACACTTCACTGAGCAACTGATCAGGACAGAGCTCAAAGCAGACGGAGATGACCAACACCAACACCACCACCCTCTGGAATGGAGGGTGTCCTTACAACCACTGCTGTCCTACAGTGATCTCTGCATCTAAGCAATGAAGAGCTCACAAACTCTCCTCTTAATTCAGAAGCAGGTCGTTGTAGCAGTGCAACATGTCACAATCACTGTGGGGTAAAGCACCCTCTGGCAAAGGGGATCTGCTCCCTTACAGGGGCAGCTTACCTGGGCTGCTGGGAATCCTCCACAGGAGATGCCTGGGGGAGCTCTGCATCACTGTTTGCTGGATCTTGGTTCCTTGCTCCCTCTTTCACATTCAGATCCTTGGTGGAAATGATCACCTGGCTTTTTGATGATGAAAAAACATCCAGGTCTGCCTCAGACAGACAGCTCccaattccttccttcctgacaGGGGGAAATGAACTGCATTCAGGAATTTCTTCACAATAGGAATCTGGAACCAAAAGGTGCTGCAGGTGCCCACTTTGCTGATTCAAAACTCAGCAGCCTGACATGGCTGCCAGCAACATTTGCAGTGAAATATCTACTCACAAGGAATAAAACCAACCTTGTTCTTACAAGTTCTTACTTCCTAGAGCAGAGGGACTGCCTTGTGTGGCAAATATTACAGATATGGGCTGGAGTAGCTCTCTTGAGAAGGATCACAGGGACAACAGTCCCACCCACACCTGCAGACAGGATAACCCTCTACCTTCAGAGGAACCTACAAACTGAATCCCCAAGGAGTCCATCCAACCCCACATCTAAATCCAGCCCAGCTCTCTGTTCTTTTCCCTCAGCTCACCTCTGCAGACTCAAAAGAGATACAGAAAGGTGCTTGCCAAGTCTCCTTCCATGTCCCTCATGAAACAGAACTGCACAGACGAGTCCCCAGTGTCACATGGATACAAAAGCCCTGGTGCTTCCCTTCCCCTCTAACACAAGGACTCTGGGGAAATGTCAGGGAGGAACCAAACAAATGCCCTTGGCCCCAGAAGGAGCTGTAGAAACTGCCAACACAGGAACCTCACTTCTATAAATTGCAGGATCTTTGTCTGCTCAGGACTGATTGCTGGGTCCCCCCTTTCCTCTCAAAATCTCTTCTCATCTGCTCCCCTGTCCACTgtcctttcctcccttcccacTTAGATCTCACTCTAACACTGTAAAGAAGAGCTGCAGCTTGAACGTGGCTTCTGATGCCATCACAGGagccctcccctgcccctgtGCTTAACCCCTCAGCCTTGCCCACAGGCTAACCCTGTGCTGGCtgtgagctcctcagctcccagcgTGTCCACCCTCTGTGCCCACAGCTCACACCCTgtgcagcactccctgctcttGGTTCATGCACAGATTAACTGTTTGCAGTAAATCTTCCCCACAATAGAGGTTTATGCTACCACAGGCTGAGCCTGCCTGCTTGGTGAGAACACCAGAACACCGAATGCCACGTGCCCATTAACTCAGCCGTGTCTCTGCCTTCCTCCATGAGCTGCCCACCACACCTTGACCAGGATCTGTCCCTGCAGTGACGCTTTatcagagagaaaggagagctgTCTGGCTACTTGACTCACTTGGGCCACTCACTGTTCTTCTTGGATTTCTTCTTCCCACCAGATCTGGATGCAGAGGGAGGAGTTCCAGCCCCTAAAGCCTGTCCATCCTCTTCCCGCGCCGCACGCCCGTCCCCACCAACCACAGCTGCCTGGAAGCAGGAAGAAGCAAAACGTGGCCCAAGAAGCATCAGATCTGCAGCAGGAAAGtacccagcccctgcccagcagctgccccatcctcttgtgCAATCCCATCTGGAAACCTGTAGGCACTACCAAGTGTTTCAGGGAAACACAGCTGGAAGAATGGAGGAGAAACTAAAGTGGGGCCCAAACTACCCTGAAATTGACATGGCAAGTGCTTCAGCCCCTCAGGGAGGGAAACAACCTGAGTGCAGGGTCCCAGAAATGAAAGCACCCTCAGAACCCTCCATTCTGTGATGATATGTAAGGTAACTATGTTTCTGCTACTAATTCTCATGTGACCTCAACCAGAGGGGCCCTGAAGCACCAATATTCTGCATTTTCCTCGTGCCTTTCTGCCAAGGTGCATCCACACAAGCCCCAAGAGAAGTGTTTGCCTCTGCAGAACATGTCAGGGTTCTTTGATTTGCTGTCTGGGGTAAAACCAAAGCCAGGAAATAACCACTTCAGGGAGAAAATGCTTCAGAGGTGGAGATGAGTGATGAAAAATAGATTATGAACTAGAAGAGTCCACAGCTGAGTTTGTGGTTTGTATATGACACATTCACTGTGATCCAGAGCCTAGAAGGACTAAAGAGGGATCTCAGCAGAGGCAGGTGAGCTAACAGCACCACTTTCTACAACTGATTAACTGGCAGGTCACCTTCTAGTTCAGCTTTTCTTCAGTCCCACTTAATAAATGAGTGTGTTGAGATCATGGGCCCGATTCTGTGCTGAAGCCAATGCCCCTGTCAAGTGCTGTACCTCTGCCCTGGCCAAGGGGCTCTGACACATCCCATTCCCACGCCTGAGCTGCAGATCTCAGCAGGGTAAGGTTGAGAACTCGATGCAATTGACAGCTCAGCAGCAAGGGAACTGGTTCTAAGATGGATTCTGGGCCAGGCTCAAGCAGCAGGCATTACCTTacccacagcagccacagcagccgaGTCGCTTTTGTCTATCAGAATGTACTTGCTCCGTAATCTGGCCTCCACTTCTTGTTCCTGTTGACTAGGGCAGAAACAGCCCCTCAGCATTCAGTGGGGACCATTTCACATGGCCAAAGGTGTGACACCTGCCCACAGCAGCCTTCCAACAAAACCCATCTCTGACCTGTGATCCCAGTCCCAGACACCCCACCttgctcctgctcctcttcaGTTACAAATATAACCACCAGGCAACATTTGAGCATGAAAGCCCTTTTGGCCTTGGGTGCCAGCACAGCCTGACTGCCCAGGCTCATGCTGCACCACAGACATTGTGTCCTCACAGGTTTCTCCAGGGCAGGCAGACTTTCTACATCAATATCCCAATGTGAGTGGCCACCTCTGCTGCCCTGCCAGACTGCAGCTGCAGACACtggtggggcagggagtgggtgGGCTGCCctaaccacagaatcacagaatggctttGGTTGGAAATGTTCTTGGAGATGATTGAGTCCAActcttccctcagcccctccccagccccttgtgctccagccccttccccagctctgtgcctggctctggccatgctccagcccctcagtgtccctgtggcagtgagtgaggggcccagcactgagcacagccctcagCCTAATACCCTTCTTGTGCTTTGATGTTTAGGACTTTTATCCAGCCTGTCATTCACTTTTCCTCTCCCAGCTTAAAATCAACTTTCATCATCCACTGGTGCCATTTTCAGTTAGCCACTGTACTTCATACTGACTCTTCAGTGCCTCATGGTACGTGTGATATCACAGCCAAAAGCTCGGTGGAACTTCTCAGTCTCACTGTGAAAAGCATCAACCATGGATGTCTTACCTTAAGATCACTTTGAACTGCTTAAACACCTCCTGGATTTGCCTGATGTTCACTATCTGAGGAAGAAATGCCCACAGTGAAGATCCAGGGAGGCATTTCGatgctgtgctcagctctgctgcttccaaCATGCCAGACTGGGAGAGCTCTGCTCCCCACTTCCCGGGTCTCCACACCCAAGGAGTTGCCTTTACCCTGCCCttgacaggctggaggtgggtgtacttttttctgctcagcttttCAAAGAGAGAGGAATTTGCCAGACAATCAGGTTACAAACAACTGACCTTGCAGCTTGTGAGGCTGCTGCTCTTTTCACTGCTGCCCACAACTGCCTGAGTACTTGGAACTGCCACAGCACTATCTTTAGTCCTCTCTCAACCCATGACAGCAACTCAGTGCAGCTGAGCCATGCTGCCATCTCTGTTTTGGAGATGATGAGCAGAAGCAAAGGGCAGTCTGTAGCTGAGCAGGGATCTGCACTCAGCTCTTGCACAGTCGGAGACTGGACCAAGAGATGAAGTGCACTGTCTCTGTTCCCAGCCCTGTCTCTAGAAGATTCTTCAGTGCCACTGAAGTCATCCTTCCCCATGTGAAACTCCTTAGTCCTTCTCTACTTTCCCTGCTCCACATCACATTTTGCAGGCCAGGCACAACACACCTTCACATAAGCCCTTGTtctgctcccctcctgcctGCTGGAGGGAGAAAACAGGGACTTGGAAAGAAGAACTGGGAGGGAGCATCTAAACTGTTTGCTTTAAACTAAAGGGTTATCTAACTGTTTGAGAAACAGCcttccagcagcccccagcagtgTTGTCACAGTGGCAACAGTTCCCAACCAGACGAAACTTCACAGTAGCTCTGGGGGTGCATTTGTGACTTTCCTTTGgttccattttctttgctttcctgtttgCCCCCACGGGAgtatttgtgtaaacaggactTTGGATGGTTCTTTTCACAATCCCTTTGCAGTCAGCAGGCAGTTTGGAGTTGAGAGACCCTGCCCTCATGAACCTAAGAGACTGGACAAATTTTGGCAACACACCTTGCAAAGATTTAGTTTGATGTTGTCAGGGAAAATATGAACAGTAATtgtttaaatcacagaatctttgaatgctttgggttggaagggaccttaaagttCATCTtgttccaacccctgccatgggcagggacagctTCTActagcccaggctgctcagaagCTCCAAATAAACCAATGCAAAGGGTTTCAGGACTGAGGAAAAGTCTTCTCAAGCTTCCAACAAATGCAAAAACAAATGAATGAAAAGTAGGAGACAGCTTTTAACCCACAGAAAGATGTGAAATTACAACTCCATAGTGTAGGGCTAAAGAGCCTCTTCATTGGCATTGCTCCTCTCTTAGAGCAGTGAGATGGAATCGGTATTTAAGTCCTTCTCCACTAGAAAACTACTTACATCAATCTCATGAATGGCTCCTCTTAGGTATTTCTGGACTTGAGACCTAATGTGTGCCACCTGGGTGTCAGTCAGAGGCTCGTAAGTCACCACAGACCGATTCACCTGAAAAACACAGTGAGCAGCTATCAGTGGATTACAAACAGGGAAGCAAGTACTGGCCTGATGAGCAGCTGACcttgctgtgctgtgcccagggaagCCTCGTGTTTCATTTCTGAGGTGACAGGACAGGGCACCTGGGAGCATGCTGAAAGCAATGCATTCCCCTTCACATCTCAATCATGAGAGGGAGAGCTTCAGGGCTCTGACAAAAAACACCCCCAGTGCTTGGGGACTGATGCTACAACACAGTCCCACTGCACAAATCCCAAAATGCAGTGCtggaagcagaaggaagaatttAATCACACTGGACACTGAGTTAACTGCAAAACAAGGATCTAGGTCCAGTCTGAGATGCTGCAGACTGCTCCTTACCAAGTTGTCACGCATGGCCAGTTCCTGCTTCAGAAGAATAATCTCCCTCTCCAGAGCCTTCACAGTCCCCTagcaggaaaacaagaaggggagTGAATGACTACACGGTATTGGAGAAAAACCCGCTGAAAAGCAGCATTAAACTGTCTGCCTGAGAAGATCACAGCTGCGCACCAGCTCCCCCAGGGGTCGCTGCCAGGTTTGCATCAGCAAACTTGTGAGCCTGGAAAGCACTTTGCCTTTGATCAGGTTCCAACAGGGCAGCTT encodes:
- the KIF9 gene encoding kinesin-like protein KIF9 isoform X1, whose protein sequence is MGEGSHGSLTSADGPSLPSPVRMDALEKRVQVFVRVKPTADFAQDMIKFGPDNKVSIGIYTKKDAKKGVVNNRQTDWSFRLDGVLHNTSQDVAYETVAAKLVAEALIGYNGTIMCYGQTGAGKTYTMTGATAEYKHRGIIPRAIQQVFKAATCSVDSFLTVRISYLQIYNETLFDLLPTVTSSGSSDMQLAVVDCPQGVYVKGLSIHSVSHEEDALNLLFEGETNRAVAEHTLNKNSSRSHCIFTIYIESRFRAFCNVKCIHSKINLIDLAGSERLSKTGSQGQVLKEAMYINKSLSFLEQIIVALADPKRDHIPFRQSKLTHLLKDCLGGSCNTVLVANICGEAVHVEETLSSLHFATRMKWITTEPVLNETYDQEGTVKALEREIILLKQELAMRDNLVNRSVVTYEPLTDTQVAHIRSQVQKYLRGAIHEIDIVNIRQIQEVFKQFKVILSQQEQEVEARLRSKYILIDKSDSAAVAAVGKAAVVGGDGRAAREEDGQALGAGTPPSASRSGGKKKSKKNSEWPKKEGIGSCLSEADLDVFSSSKSQVIISTKDLNVKEGARNQDPANSDAELPQASPVEDSQQPSSPPPKSVAFEHFKEEGGSEINQIYKENKSILLARKKRSSAVAQRINFIKQEMEGIKKALEAQKHGRWQEGEYVDEKGRIIIDEKEFLLIMKLKDLKEEYRSGYAELQDLKAEIQYCKELVDQCRNKLISEFEIWYSESFLIPRDVQEALRPGGSIRPGMIPINRVLCLEEDEQDRYERMQEMALPAGPASASFYKAKMKTDQKVTSVGPSPTHHRIPAQWGLAGPCTAHPVPPPAPAASPGSGGTGMCPGGVGNLLRRSLHPLPGQPGPGLPPLSTEMVFP
- the KIF9 gene encoding kinesin-like protein KIF9 isoform X6, whose translation is MGEGSHGSLTSADGPSLPSPVRMDALEKRVQVFVRVKPTADFAQDMIKFGPDNKVSIGIYTKKDAKKGVVNNRQTDWSFRLDGVLHNTSQDVAYETVAAKLVAEALIGYNGTIMCYGQTGAGKTYTMTGATAEYKHRGIIPRAIQQVFKAATCSVDSFLTVRISYLQIYNETLFDLLPTVTSSGSSDMQLAVVDCPQGVYVKGLSIHSVSHEEDALNLLFEGETNRAVAEHTLNKNSSRSHCIFTIYIESRFRAFCNVKCIHSKINLIDLAGSERLSKTGSQGQVLKEAMYINKSLSFLEQIIVALADPKRDHIPFRQSKLTHLLKDCLGGSCNTVLVANICGEAVHVEETLSSLHFATRMKWITTEPVLNETYDQEGTVKALEREIILLKQELAMRDNLVNRSVVTYEPLTDTQVAHIRSQVQKYLRGAIHEIDAAVVGGDGRAAREEDGQALGAGTPPSASRSGGKKKSKKNSEWPKKEGIGSCLSEADLDVFSSSKSQVIISTKDLNVKEGARNQDPANSDAELPQASPVEDSQQPSSPPPKSVAFEHFKEEGGSEINQIYKENKSILLARKKRSSAVAQRINFIKQEMEGIKKALEAQKHGRWQEGEYVDEKGRIIIDEKEFLLIMKLKDLKEEYRSGYAELQDLKAEIQYCKELVDQCRNKLISEFEIWYSESFLIPRDVQEALRPGGSIRPGMIPINRVLCLEEDEQDRYERMQEMALPAGPASASFYKAKMKTDQKVTSVGPSPTHHRIPAQWGLAGPCTAHPVPPPAPAASPGSGGTGMCPGGVGNLLRRSLHPLPGQPGPGLPPLSTEMVFP